The DNA sequence TCATTTTTTATGGTCTTAAATTCAAATATTACTTTTACATAATCACCGTCTTCAGAAAAAGTGGGTGGGATAATTTTTAAGGCCCGACAGCTATCAAAAATCAACTTAATGCCTGAACCCAATTTTTCAATAATTCCCATCTTGTGGGCCATTCTACCGATGACCGGATTTCGTAAATGCGTTATCCCTTCTCCTAAATTATTGATATTGATATGCCCCGGAAAATTACCGGGGCTGAAGATCTCTAAATGATCCTCTTGACAGCTCCCCATGGCTAAAGCCAGGGGATTCCTAATTCACAGAGAACAGCTTTGCAACAAATTATTGTTGCCGAGTCTTCCGCTCTCTCCAAAGGCTAACCCCGCCAGCCCGACGGTTAAAATATTCTTAGCTGCATTGATATCCCTATCGAGCGTTTTCTTACAAGAAGGACACTCCCAGATTCTATCACTTAAGCTTAATCCATTATAGATATGTCCACAGCAACTGCATCTTTTAGAAGACGGAAACCAACGGTCAATTTCTAAAAGCTCTCGTTCGTACCATTCTGCTTTGTACTTAAGCTTTCTAAAGAAATCTCCCCAACTTGAATCAGCTATTGATTTAGCTAATTTGTGGTTCTTCTGCATGCCTTTAACATTAAGACTTTCAACTGCTATTGCTTGGTTTTCGCTTATTAGCTTTGTCG is a window from the Simkaniaceae bacterium genome containing:
- a CDS encoding transposase, which gives rise to TKLISENQAIAVESLNVKGMQKNHKLAKSIADSSWGDFFRKLKYKAEWYERELLEIDRWFPSSKRCSCCGHIYNGLSLSDRIWECPSCKKTLDRDINAAKNILTVGLAGLAFGESGRLGNNNLLQSCSL